Genomic window (Terriglobales bacterium):
CATGACTGCAGATTCGGCTGCGGCCACGATCACGCTCAAAAGTGAAAGCAAACTGAAAACATTATTGCTGGGATCTCATGTCGAGGACTACAGTTGGTACGAATCCTCAGTCGCATGGGAGAACCTGCTGACGAAGCGTCCGAAGTACTGGCTGCCCGCCGGTTTTGGCAATTATGATCAACTGCTAACTGCAGCGGTGGAGCAAGCCATCACAGAAACAGACGCTCCCCGTAGATTGGCATCATGGGAGAAGGGGTGGGCGTATCCGTTGGAATTTCAGCATCCGATTTTTGGCAAGATTCCGCTGCTGCGCTGGTTCTCGGGACCCGGGCGGGTGAAACAATCAGGGGACGGCTGGACGGTGAAGCAGGTCGGGAGGGCGTTTGGTCCTTCGGAGCGGCTGACCGTGGATTTTGCAGACCTTGACCGGTCAACCTTGAATATTGTCACCGGCGAATCAGGCCAGATCTTCAGCCCACATTATATGGACCAGTGGAAAGCGTGGTATGAAGGACAAACATTTACCCTTCCCTTCTCGCAGGCAGCGGTGGAGAAGGCGGGGGCGCATCGGCTGAGGTTGGAGGGGAAATAAAGTTTCAAGTTTCGAGTTTCAGGTTTCGAGCAAGCGAGACGTAGCAAGCTACGTCTCTACGGCCGGCAGGAATTTACGTCAGAAAACTTCTTTTACGTCTACGTCTTTGCCCGCGATCGTAATCTGAGTTGTCTGCAAAGTATTGGTTGTAGTGTCGTAAATCCGCAGTGCGCCACCCTCGCAGACGTAAACCACGTTGCGACCTGGGATGGGTTCGAGGGCTGTTATGTCTCCAGGCAAAGTGGTGCCGAATCCGCTTCCGTAAGGCCCATGGATCACGACCGTATTAGCGGCAGTGTCGTAAATGGCAAGACATCCCTGGGTAGTATTCGAGCAGGCGCGGGCTCCAACGAAGAGTTTGCCGTTGCTGCCCAAGGCGATGCGATCGTGGACGCCATCAGGAATGGATACACTGGATCCGATCTGGGTCATTGAGCTGACATTGACGGCACTCAACTGCCCGCTGCCCAATGTGGTTCCCGCTACATACAAGGTGGTTCCATTTAGCAATCCGATGCGAGCGGCAGGAAGGGCAGGTGTGGTAGCTGTAATGGCCTGCAAACTGACTGAAACGGCGGACACACTGGCGGTGGTCCCACCGCATTCAGCGCCGCAATTGAGAACGTAGGCCGTTGAATCGTCGCTGGTGAAGACAGCAAAAACGGGGTTATCAAAACCTGGAACCGCTGTTGCCCCGGATGCCGTGCTGGCTGTATTGATAAAGAAAACCTTGGTGTTATTCGGGGTACTACTGACAATGGGGGTGGAATCGTCAGAGAAAACCAGCAGCGTGCTGCCATTATGGCTCAGCACCACACGGCGCGCCCCGGCGACGGCGACAAATGTGGAGCCCGCGCTGAGGTTGTTCAAATCAAAAATTTCAACAGCACCTGCCCGAGCTGCGCCAGTCGGAATGGTGTTCCTTTCCGCAATAAAGAGAAAACGATTATCGTTGGAGATGACAAAACTCTCTGTAGGGTTACTCAGGTTAACGGAGGCGCTTACAGTTTCAGTACTGTTGTTAATCACACCCAGAGTATTGCTGCTGCTGCCGTAGACGATGGTTTCTTTCTTGTCCTGGGTTTCCAGCATCAGCGTGGGAGAGAATCCAGCGCTAATGGTAAAGGCCGCCCCAGTGGTGGTATTGGTGGGGAGGGAGTCTTTGGCGGCATCAACAATCTCAATCACGTTTGTCGCCTGATTGGAAACAAAAGCGCGCTTGGCGATCTTGGATGTTGGTCCTGTGGTGGTGCTGCTGCTGCTTGAACTTCCACTTCCGCAACTGATTGAAAAAAGAACCCCAACAACGGACAGAAAAAGAACTATTCGTCTCACATGGACTCCAGAATGATGATTACAAAGGAATTTGCCGAACGTTGGGATTATAACTAAAAAGACAGTTTCGAGTTTCGGGTTTGCTTATTTACCGCGGAGGCGCGGAGACGCAGAGAAAAAACCGGTTATACGATATTCTTAACAATATGCCTTCAGATTTCTTAAAACGGTTGGCGGCCGGGCCCATCCTGTGTGATGGGGCCATGGGGACGCTGCTGTATGCCAAAGGGGTCTTCATCAATCGCTGTTATGACGAATTGAATCTCTCGCAACCGGAGCTGATTCGCGGAATTCATCAGGAATATCTTCAGGCCGGGGCCGACGTGATTGAGACCAATACGTTTGGAGCCAATGCGTTCAAGCTGGCGCGCCACGGCTTTGCGGACAAAGTCCACGAGATCAACCTGGCGGGAGCAACGCTGGCGCGGCAGATTGTCACTAAAAAAGAAACTGACCAAACATTTTTTGTTGCTGGTTCGGTGGGCCCGTTAGGGGTCCGCATTGAACCGTTGGGGAGAACTTCACTGCAAGAGGCGCGCGCGGCCTTCCGCGATCAAATTGCCGCGCTGGTGGAAGGCGGAGTGGACGCGATTTTTCTTGAGACCTTCACTTCATTGGAGGAAATCCATCAGGCGATTCTGGCGGCACGCGAGATCAACGCCGATATTCCCGTGGTTGCCATGGTCACGATTGACGAAGACAGCAATTGCCTGGACGGATCGAGCCCGGAAACTTTTGGCGCCAAGCTGACCGAATGGGGCGCTGACGTGATTGGCTGCAACTGTAGCGTCGGTCCAGTAGTCATGCTGGATGTGATTGAGCGCGTGCGCCGCATCAGTCCGCTGCCGCTGATTGCGCAACCGAATGCCGGTCCGCCACAATCCATCGAAGGCCGCAACATGTACCTGTGCTCCCCGGAATACATGGCCAGCAATGCCCGCAAGCTGGTGGCGGCAGGCGCGCAGGTCGTGGGAGGATGTTGTGGCACGACGCCGGAGCATATACGGTCAATGAAGTCGGCGCTGCGGGTGGGCTCGGCCAAAGGCAGCGGCTTCCAGGTAGTCACCGAGGCGGCCAAGCAGACCGAAGTTGCGGTCCCAGCACTCGAGCAGCGTTCACGCCTGGGCGCAAAAATTGCCAATGGCGAATTTGTGACCATGGTGGAAATTGTTCCGCCAAAAGGAATTGACGGCAGCAAAGAGATCGAAGGGGCGCGTTATCTTAAGTCGCTGGGAATTGATGTTATCAATATTCCCGACAGTCCGCGGGCTTCGGCGCGTATGAGCAATCAGGCGCTCTCGATCCTGATCCAGCAGCAGGTGGGGGTGGAGACTATCCTGCATTACACGTGCCGCGACCGCAATGTACTCAGCATCCAATCGGACCTGCTGGGCGCGGCGGCCGTGGGACTCAAAAATATTCTGTGCGTCACGGGAGACCCGCCGAAGCTGGGGAATTATCCGGATGCGACCGCGGTGTTTGACGTGGATTCTATCGGGCTGGTCAATATCGTCCACAACCTGAACCGAGGGTTGGATATCGGCGGCAATCCGATTGGCAACAAGACAGGAACCGGGTTCGTGGTCGGAGTGGGAGCCAACCCGGGTGTGCTGAACCTTGACGAAGAGATCAGGCGCTTTGAATACAAAGTCGAAGCCGGAGCGGAGCTGGCAATCACACAGCCGGTCTTTGACGTCAGCCTGCTGGAGATATTCCTGCGGCGCATCGAACACTGCCGCATTCCGATTATTGCCGGGATCTGGCCGCTGGTCAGCTTGCGCAATGCCGAATTCATGAAAAACGAGCTCAACGTTTCTGTGCCGGATTCCATTATGAAAAGAATGGCTTCGACCAGCAACGCCGACGCTGCCCGCGCCGAAGGCGTTGCCATTGCGCGCGAAATGCTGCTGGCTGTGCATAGTGAGGTGCAAGGCGTGCAACTCAGCGCACCGCAGTCGCGCTACAGCTCAGCGGTCGAGGTACTGCGGGCGCTGGGAGACGACGATGCACAAGCTAATGTGCAGGTTGGGGACTAGAAAACAGTTTTCGAGTTTCAAAGAACAGATCCCTCGACTGCGCTCGGGATTTCGCCTCGTGGCTCAGACGCCGCGAAAACGGCTCAAGTTTCTAGTTTCGAGTCTTGCAGGCAGATCCTGCAACCACAGGTTGAGAGTGCCTATAAAGCTGCGTAGGAAGCACAGCTTATGGTGCAACTTAATCATTGAGCCAATATGAAGTAAAAGGCCCGAACGTTTAAAAACTTTCGTGGTTGGGAAGTTCGGTTTTGGGCATACAATAAGCCCATTGGAGTTTTGGTTTGCCTAAGTTTGAAGAGTGCCTGGCCCGGCTGGAAAAAATAGTACACGAACTGGAAAAAGGTGAGCTCCCGCTGGAAAAAGCCCTAGCGCTATTCGAGGAAGGTGTACAACTCTCGAACGCGTGCCGTAAAGAGCTGGATGAGGCCGAAGGCAAGATTGAAATTCTGATGAAGCAGAACGGGAAATTGCAGCCGGAACCGTTCGAGAACCGCCCGGCTGAAGCAGTCTCGAAGACTTAACATATTCAACGTTCCCATAGTGTTTGAGTTTTTCGGTTGCCGCCGCATCCGGAAAACAAAGTTTTTCACCCGCCGTGAAAACGGCCTAGCCTTCCAAGGTGAAATGTATGAAGCCTCTCAATCTTGTTGTTGCGCAAACTGATCCCCGGAATGCTGAGGTTCTGGCAGGAAATCTGCAGAGCCATTTCAAGGGGGTTTCTCTGGCCCACGACTTGCAGGAAGTGCGGCAAGCGATTTTGCAGAACCGCGCAGATGTAGCTGTGATTGATCTGGAGATGGCGCCCCTATTCGAAGTGGATAAACTGCGGCAGGAGTTCAGCAAAGTGGAAATCGTGTGCACACACCGCCTCGCGGATGATCGCATGTGGTCGGCCGCCCTGGGAGTAGGGGCGGTGGATTGCTGCCATCCGTCAGATGTGCGCGGAATCGTGCTGGCCGCCAATCGCACCCAGATCATGGCGCGTACGACCGCAGCCTGAGGATGTCAGTTCAAACCGGCCATCGAGGCCTATCCATGGCCGTAAATTTGAATTATTGTGCTTAAAAAGCCTGGCTGAACGCCGGGCTTTTTGCTTCCCTCTTGTTATACTCAATGTTTTCCCCATGCCATCTGCCTCGATCCAAGAAACCTTAGAAGCAGGACGCCATATCGTAGATGCGGCCCTGGATCGCCTGATCCCATCGGCTGACCAGCAGCCTGAATCCATTCACAAAGCCATGCGGCACAGTGTATTTGCCGGCGGAAAACGCCTGCGGCCAATCCTGTGCATGGAAGCAGCACGCATGAT
Coding sequences:
- a CDS encoding bifunctional homocysteine S-methyltransferase/methylenetetrahydrofolate reductase codes for the protein MPSDFLKRLAAGPILCDGAMGTLLYAKGVFINRCYDELNLSQPELIRGIHQEYLQAGADVIETNTFGANAFKLARHGFADKVHEINLAGATLARQIVTKKETDQTFFVAGSVGPLGVRIEPLGRTSLQEARAAFRDQIAALVEGGVDAIFLETFTSLEEIHQAILAAREINADIPVVAMVTIDEDSNCLDGSSPETFGAKLTEWGADVIGCNCSVGPVVMLDVIERVRRISPLPLIAQPNAGPPQSIEGRNMYLCSPEYMASNARKLVAAGAQVVGGCCGTTPEHIRSMKSALRVGSAKGSGFQVVTEAAKQTEVAVPALEQRSRLGAKIANGEFVTMVEIVPPKGIDGSKEIEGARYLKSLGIDVINIPDSPRASARMSNQALSILIQQQVGVETILHYTCRDRNVLSIQSDLLGAAAVGLKNILCVTGDPPKLGNYPDATAVFDVDSIGLVNIVHNLNRGLDIGGNPIGNKTGTGFVVGVGANPGVLNLDEEIRRFEYKVEAGAELAITQPVFDVSLLEIFLRRIEHCRIPIIAGIWPLVSLRNAEFMKNELNVSVPDSIMKRMASTSNADAARAEGVAIAREMLLAVHSEVQGVQLSAPQSRYSSAVEVLRALGDDDAQANVQVGD
- a CDS encoding exodeoxyribonuclease VII small subunit — translated: MPKFEECLARLEKIVHELEKGELPLEKALALFEEGVQLSNACRKELDEAEGKIEILMKQNGKLQPEPFENRPAEAVSKT